Genomic DNA from Ilyobacter polytropus DSM 2926:
AAGAAAAGAACACATCTCTTGAGGAACTTTCTTTAGAGGAGTTTAAACAGTTTAGTGATGCATTTGAAAGTGATGTATTAACACTTATTACAGTAGAGGCTTGTATAGAGGGAAGAGACTCTTACGGAGGAACATCTACAAACCAGGTTAAAAGACAAATATCAGAAGGAAAAAAACTTTTAGAAAAATATAAGGGGGAGTTATAAATGGAAAAAGTAGTATTAGCATATTCAGGAGGACTAGATACCTCTATCATCATACCTTGGTTAAAAGAAAATTACAGTCTTGACGTAATCGCTGTCTGCGTAGATGTAGGTCAAGATGACGATATGGAAGAAGTTAAGAAAAAAGCCATAGCTTCAGGAGCTGCAAAAGTATTTGTTGTAGATGCTAAAGAGGAATTTTTAACAGAATACGCCTTTAAAGCACTTAAGGCAGGAGCTATGTATGAAAACAGATATCTTTTAGGAACATCTTTTGCAAGACCACTAATGGCTAAAAAATTAGTTGAAATAGCTCATCAAGAGGGAGCTACATATATCTGTCATGGTTGTACAGGAAAAGGTAATGACCAGGTAAGATTTGAAGTAGGAGTAGCAGCATTTGATCCGATGATGAAAATAATCGCTCCTTGGAGAGAGTGGGATATCGAATCTAGAGAAGATGCAATAGACTATGCAGAAGCAAAGGGTATAAAATTAACTGTAACAAAGGAAAAAATCTACTCTAGAGACCAAAATATGTGGCATATAAGTCATGAAGGTGGAGATATCGAAACTTTATCAAATGAGCATAAAGAAGAGATGTACATGATGGTAACTCCTCCAAAATTAGCTAAAGATGAGGAATCTTTTGTATCTGTTACTTTTGAAAAAGGATTCCCAGTAGCAGTTGACGGAGACGCTATGGGACCTGTAGAACTTCTTCAAAAGCTCAACAAAATAGCCGGAGAGAATGGAATAGGGGTAATAGATATAGTAGAAAACAGACTTGTGGGAATGAAATCAAGAGGTATATATGAAACTCCAGGAGGAACACTTCTTTACAAGGCTCTTACAGACCTTGAGAGTGTGTGTCTAGACAAAGATTCGTGGGCATTAAAGAGAAGTCTTTCTGAAAAATATGCTGACCTTGCATACAACGGACTTTGGTTTACATCTTTAAGAGAAGCTATCGACAGCTTTGTAGATACACTTCATGAGAATGTGACAGGAACAATAAAAATGAAGCTTTACAAAGGAAATGTAAAAGTAGCAGGAAGAATAACTGAAAATGCCCTTTATGACGAGGAAATCTCATCATTTGGTGCAAGTGACCTTTACAGTCACAGTGATGCAGAAGGATTTATAAAAATATTCTCACTTCCGACTAAGATAAAAAAATTAAAAGAAGACAGAAAATAGAATTATTTGCAGGGGATGCATGTCCCCTGTTTTTTTTATATTATATGAAAAAAATATAGATATTTAATTTTTTAAGAGATAGTAAGATGGGTTGGATGTATAAAAAAGGAAATGTTGAAAGATCAATGTAAAATATTTTTATAGAGAGTAGAAGGAGATGGTGACAGAATGTCAAACTATAACTGGGTAAAAATAGGTGAGATGATGCAAAAACTTATCGAAGACAATACGATAGATTTTAATGAAGAAGCTACTTATTGTATTATGAGAAGATATAACCCTGAACTGCCTTTTAGTTTTGACAGATATATAAAAACCTACAAAGAGGAGCTTGGTGTTGATTTTGTCCAGAGAAAAGATGTTCTTGGAAAAATTTTTCTAAACTATGATGTGGATACGAGGTTAAAACTTTTGAACTACCTTCTCTATTATTTTCATAAAAGTAAGGTCAACAGAATAAAGTTGAAAGAACTTGAAAACTATCTTGATGACAATAGATAGAGGGCCTGTTAGGGCCCTCTTATTTTCTTAGTGAATCACCGACTTGATCTGAATATTAAAGTTAAAAAATTTCATTACAAACGAACACCGGTGAAAGATAAGAATTAGTTTTAATAAGGACAAAACCTTTTGGACACATAGCTTATAAACTAAGTAATTTATCTCAATATCATAAAAAAATTAAAAAAAGGAGTGGGAGAGATGGACCTTACAAAGGGAGACATAGGGCAGGCAGTAAAAAAAGTGGCAATCCCTTCTAGTGTGGGGTTCCTTTTTAACACCCTTTTTAATGTGGTGGACAGTATGTATACCGGATATATAGGTCCTGATGCCTTGGCAGGACTTGCCATGTCATTTCCTGTGTTTTTTATTCTTATATCCTTAGGTTCCGGTATAGGGACAGGGGTGACGGCTATTCTTTCAAATTTTATAGGGGAGAAAAGCTGTGAAAAGGCAAGAGTGACTGGACGGGATGCTCTGACACTGGGAGTTATTTTTGCATTTTTTATAACCTTTGTGGGTATAGGGGTAGACGGACCTCTTTTTAAATATATGGGAGGTGCAGAAACTTCTGTTTTTTACGGAGAAAAATATACCACCTGGATATTTATAGGATCGGTGTTTTTTGTTATGAACATGGTTTTTAACGGGATACTATCTTCTCAGGGAGACACCAAATCCTATAGAAATTTTTTGATAATTGGATTTTTTGTAAATATAGTTTTAGATCCGTTTTTTATATTTATATTGAAAATGAGCACAGACGGAGTGGCAATAGCAACAGTAATTGTGCAGATAATGGGGAATTTTTATCTGTATAAAAAAGTTAAAATGTCCCAACTTTTTTCAGGTCATGGATACAAGCTTTGCAAACCACATATGGAAAATTATAAAAACATACTGTCACAGGGAATACCGGCTAGTCTAAATATGATGACGATAGCCTTGGGGATATTTGTGATCAATTATTTTGTAATTAAAAATGGAGGAGATATGGCTGTGGCAGCCTATGGGATATCTATGAGAATAGAGCAGATGGCACTTTTGCCGGCTATAGGACTAAATATAGCAGCACTAAGTATAGCCGGTCAAAGCTATGGAGCTGGGGAGACAGAAAGGGTCATGCATGTATATAAAAAGACTCTAAAGTATGGGATTGTTATTATGACCATTGCAATGTTTATAATACTTCCTTTGTCTGGATATTTGCTCAGGATTTTCACAAGAAACAGTGAGATAATAAGATACGGCATGGGATACTTTAGAGTGGAAATTCTTGTGTTTAATTCTTATATTCTTTTGAATATATCAGTTTCGGTGCTTCAGGGTCTGAAAAGACCGAAATTTGCAATTATTATAGGTATTTACAGACAGTTTCTCATGCCTATTCTGCTTTTTCCTGTTTTTACAAATATTACAGGGGATGTCACAGGAATATGGTGGGGTATATTTACAATAAATTGGAGTGCGGCCCTTGTTGCAGTTTTGTATGTAAATAGAGTATATAAAAAGATATTGGTTTTAAAGGAGAAAAAATCCCGTATTACAAAGATGTAAGAGGGGTTTGTTTAAATAAGATATTTATAGTATAATTTTAAATATTTCAAGAAAAATTAATGGCGGTGATAAATAATAATGAAACTTATAGATTCCCATTGTCATCTTGATAATGAAAAATTTCAAGGTGACAGAGACGAAATCATAGAAAAAATAGGAAAAGAACTGGAGTTTGCTGTAAATATAGGTTATGATTTGAAAAGTTCTGAAGAAAGTATAAAACTCGCAGAAAAACATGATTTTATATATGCAGTAGCAGGAATCCATCCGACAGATATAAGCGGTTATAATCAGGAGATGGAAAATGCACTGGAAAAGCTAGCTAGACATCCTAAGGTTCTTGCAGTAGGGGAGATAGGTCTTGACTACCACTGGATGACAGAACCTAAGGAGAAACAGCAGGAGGTCTTTAAAAGGCTTATAGAGGTTGCTAGAAGAGTAGAAAAACCTATAGTGGTGCATACAAGAGATGCTATGCATGACACCCTTGAGATATTAAAAAAGTACCCTGATGTAACAGGAATACTTCACTGCTATCCCGGGTCTTATGAAAGTGCACTAGAGGTAATGGATAATTTTTATTTCGGTGTAGGCGGAGTAGTAACCTTTAAAAACGCCAAAAAACTGGTAGAGGCAATAAAAAAAATTCCTTTGGAAAAACTACTGGTGGAGACAGACTCACCTTATCTGACACCTGAACCCTATAGAGGAAAAAGAAATGAGCCCTCTTATGTGGAATATGTAGCCAGAAAAATAGCAGAGGTAAAAAATGTAGATTATGAAGAGGTAGTAAGAGTAACAAATCAAAATACGAAACTAGCTTATAAAATGATAAAGGGGTAATGGAATGGGATTATTGGTATGCCCTATTTGTAAAGAGGAACTTCTGAAAATAGAAAGAAGTTTTAGATGTAAAAATAATCATAATTATGATATGGCAAAGCAGGGATATTTGAATCTGCTTTTATCTAGCAAAAAGAAATCTAAAAATCCCGGTGACGACAGGGAGATGGTAGAGAGCAGAAAACGATTTTTAGAAGCTGGATTTTATAAAAAAATATCTGAAAAAGTAAATATTATGGTGGCAGAATCTGCTGCAAAAGAAAAAGAGCTAAAGATACTGGATATCGGCTGCGGTGAGGGGTATTACACCAACCGTCTAAAAAGCTTTCTTGAAGAAAAAAATAAAACAGTAGAGATGCTTGGGATAGACATATCCAAAGAAGCTGTTTTGGCAGCCAGTAAAAGTTATAAAGAGATATCATGGTTTGTTGCAAGTGGTGGAGAACTTCCCATAAAGGATAACGCTCTTGATTTTGTTCTTTGTATGTTTTCTAGAATAGTACCGGAGGAGTACAACAGGGTAATAAAAGACAAGGGATATCTTGTGGTAGCCTCTACTGGTGGAAAACATCTCTTAGAGATGAAACAGGTTCTTTATAAAGATGTAAAAACTGATTTTTACAGGCCTGAAAAACATCTCGCTGATTTTTTCCAACTGGAAAAAACAGTGAATGTCAAATATACAGAAACTATAAAGGGAAATGAAAATATAAAGAGTCTATTTGATATGACCCCCTATAAGTGGAGAAGTCCTAAAGAGGGAGTGGATAGACTTTATCTCCTCGATGAACTGAAGGTAACTATAGACGTAAACCTAGATTTATTTAGAAAAAAAGTCTAAGAGAGAATTTTACAAAAGGTCTGTGAGGTGGAAGATGGAGATAACCGGTATCGGTAACGATATAGTTGAAATAGACAGGATAAAAAAAGCCATAGTAAAAAACTCTAGATTCAAAGATCGAGTTTATACCTCTAATGAGATAGATTACCTTGAAAAAAAATCCGATCCGTATCCAGGTTATGCAGGAAGGTTTGCTGCAAAAGAAGCTGTATCTAAGGCTATGGGGACAGGGGTCAGAGGATTTAATCTTTGTGATATAGAGGTAGTAAATAATAGCCTGGGGAAACCAGAAGTGAAATTTTATGGAGCACTAGAGGAAAAATATAAAGATTTTAAGGTGATGTTAACTATATCCCATTCTAGAGAGTATGCGACGGCAATGGCAATTTTGTTTAAATGTTTTTAAGGTTTTATTTTTGAATAAATTACTGAATTTATCCAAAAGCTGTGTTACTTTCTTTGCTTGCCCAAAGAAAGTAACCAAAGAAAAGGCACCCCTAAAAAATACCTAAAATCACTTCTGAACTAACTTTCTATTGAAATATAGTCGGTAAACCTCCTTATTTCAATGAAAGTGGATTTCACAAGATGATTTCTTAACGGCATTTTTTAAAGGGGAATTTAAAATCTTAAATTATTTTTTTTTAAATCTTTTGAAATTCTTTTGGCCATTGATAAAATAAGCGTTAAGAATGACTGAGAGAAATCTCTAGAAAAAATCAACTGTCTGAGCGTAGCGAGTTTCGAGTTTTTCTTGGATTTTCAAGGTTATTTAGCTGATTTTTCACAGGCTTGAACTTTTGGTTACTTTTCTTTCAAGAGAAAAGTAACGAATCCCGATAAATTCAATACTTTAATTGAAAAAAAAATTAAAAAGATTAGTTTTAAGAGCAGGAGGAGATATGATTACGAAAGAGTTTTATCAAAATCTCGAGAATTTTATCGGCGAAATGGAAGATAAAAGAAATGAGGTACAGGTTCTGAACTTTGTAATGAAAGAGATAGGTTATATTCCTTTGGAAGTACAGGAGTTTATAGCTGATAAAACGGGACTTTTTTTGGTAACCATTCAAAATGCAATTGATTTTTTTCCAAGGTATAAAACAAGCATAGACAATACAGTGGAAATAAAGGTCTGTACCGGTCTTGGATGCACTGGAAAAGGCGGTCTCTTGATCTTGGAAGAGCTAGAAAAAAAACTGGGTATAGAGGCAGGAGAAACTACTAAGGATAAAAAGTACAGACTGACCACTCAGAGATGCTTTGGAAAATGTGCCAAGGGTCCAAACCTAAGTATAGGGGGAGTATTGTACAATAATGTCAATATAGAAAACCTTGAAAAACTTATAAAAACAAATGTTAAATAGCTCTTGTGGTTTATTGAAAAAAAAAAAGTGCTGTGGTATAATTAACTTTGCGTAAAATAAGGAGAGATGTAGGATGAGGGGGTTA
This window encodes:
- a CDS encoding argininosuccinate synthase; its protein translation is MEKVVLAYSGGLDTSIIIPWLKENYSLDVIAVCVDVGQDDDMEEVKKKAIASGAAKVFVVDAKEEFLTEYAFKALKAGAMYENRYLLGTSFARPLMAKKLVEIAHQEGATYICHGCTGKGNDQVRFEVGVAAFDPMMKIIAPWREWDIESREDAIDYAEAKGIKLTVTKEKIYSRDQNMWHISHEGGDIETLSNEHKEEMYMMVTPPKLAKDEESFVSVTFEKGFPVAVDGDAMGPVELLQKLNKIAGENGIGVIDIVENRLVGMKSRGIYETPGGTLLYKALTDLESVCLDKDSWALKRSLSEKYADLAYNGLWFTSLREAIDSFVDTLHENVTGTIKMKLYKGNVKVAGRITENALYDEEISSFGASDLYSHSDAEGFIKIFSLPTKIKKLKEDRK
- a CDS encoding putative RNA methyltransferase; the protein is MGLLVCPICKEELLKIERSFRCKNNHNYDMAKQGYLNLLLSSKKKSKNPGDDREMVESRKRFLEAGFYKKISEKVNIMVAESAAKEKELKILDIGCGEGYYTNRLKSFLEEKNKTVEMLGIDISKEAVLAASKSYKEISWFVASGGELPIKDNALDFVLCMFSRIVPEEYNRVIKDKGYLVVASTGGKHLLEMKQVLYKDVKTDFYRPEKHLADFFQLEKTVNVKYTETIKGNENIKSLFDMTPYKWRSPKEGVDRLYLLDELKVTIDVNLDLFRKKV
- a CDS encoding MATE family efflux transporter: MDLTKGDIGQAVKKVAIPSSVGFLFNTLFNVVDSMYTGYIGPDALAGLAMSFPVFFILISLGSGIGTGVTAILSNFIGEKSCEKARVTGRDALTLGVIFAFFITFVGIGVDGPLFKYMGGAETSVFYGEKYTTWIFIGSVFFVMNMVFNGILSSQGDTKSYRNFLIIGFFVNIVLDPFFIFILKMSTDGVAIATVIVQIMGNFYLYKKVKMSQLFSGHGYKLCKPHMENYKNILSQGIPASLNMMTIALGIFVINYFVIKNGGDMAVAAYGISMRIEQMALLPAIGLNIAALSIAGQSYGAGETERVMHVYKKTLKYGIVIMTIAMFIILPLSGYLLRIFTRNSEIIRYGMGYFRVEILVFNSYILLNISVSVLQGLKRPKFAIIIGIYRQFLMPILLFPVFTNITGDVTGIWWGIFTINWSAALVAVLYVNRVYKKILVLKEKKSRITKM
- a CDS encoding NAD(P)H-dependent oxidoreductase subunit E, coding for MITKEFYQNLENFIGEMEDKRNEVQVLNFVMKEIGYIPLEVQEFIADKTGLFLVTIQNAIDFFPRYKTSIDNTVEIKVCTGLGCTGKGGLLILEELEKKLGIEAGETTKDKKYRLTTQRCFGKCAKGPNLSIGGVLYNNVNIENLEKLIKTNVK
- the acpS gene encoding holo-ACP synthase, with the protein product MEITGIGNDIVEIDRIKKAIVKNSRFKDRVYTSNEIDYLEKKSDPYPGYAGRFAAKEAVSKAMGTGVRGFNLCDIEVVNNSLGKPEVKFYGALEEKYKDFKVMLTISHSREYATAMAILFKCF
- a CDS encoding TatD family hydrolase; protein product: MKLIDSHCHLDNEKFQGDRDEIIEKIGKELEFAVNIGYDLKSSEESIKLAEKHDFIYAVAGIHPTDISGYNQEMENALEKLARHPKVLAVGEIGLDYHWMTEPKEKQQEVFKRLIEVARRVEKPIVVHTRDAMHDTLEILKKYPDVTGILHCYPGSYESALEVMDNFYFGVGGVVTFKNAKKLVEAIKKIPLEKLLVETDSPYLTPEPYRGKRNEPSYVEYVARKIAEVKNVDYEEVVRVTNQNTKLAYKMIKG